Proteins from a single region of Streptosporangiales bacterium:
- a CDS encoding SDR family oxidoreductase — protein sequence MVTETLSRFGATVVVNDVVPAEQAREVLPEHDRVRYLRADTTEEREVERLLDGCVAEVGTLPDAVCCHAGVAASHPVHEFPLAEFDRLMQVNVRASYVLARAVAARWVTERMPGHLVF from the coding sequence GTGGTCACCGAGACGCTGAGCCGGTTCGGCGCCACCGTCGTGGTCAACGACGTCGTTCCCGCCGAGCAGGCCCGCGAGGTGCTGCCCGAGCACGACAGGGTGCGGTACCTGCGCGCCGACACCACCGAGGAGCGCGAGGTGGAGCGGCTGCTCGACGGCTGCGTGGCCGAGGTGGGCACGCTGCCCGACGCGGTGTGCTGCCACGCTGGCGTCGCCGCCAGCCACCCGGTGCACGAGTTCCCGCTGGCGGAGTTCGACCGGCTGATGCAGGTCAACGTGCGGGCGTCGTACGTGCTCGCCAGGGCGGTGGCCGCGCGGTGGGTAACGGAGCGGATGCCGGGGCACCTGGTGTTCA